The DNA sequence GTTGCGCGCTTCAACGACGTCGGCGAAGGCGTTGCCCGATTTCATCCAGTCGCTGCGAATGTGGGCGATTTTTCCTTCCACGTTCATAATGCCCGGTACATCAAATTCAGCCGAACCGTTGAAAATCAAATCGTCCTCGAGCAGCGCGCACTGCTGGGCGGCGTTGGCAGCGGCGGAAAAGTCGATCGGGCTGCCAAGCTGTTTTGCCTGCTCAATGTCGCGCCAGTACAAAATAAAGTCTTTATACAAAAGCGGGATCGTTAAATGCACGCGGCGCGCCGGCTCGGAAAGGCTCAGCTCTTTGCCGTGGAAGCTCATGTCCCCCTGTTCCGGGTTCATATAAATATCGTTGGCGACCGACTGGACACCTTCGCCGAGCGGACCGTACAAATCGATAAACCTACGTCCGACGAGCTGGCGGCGCGCCGTTTCAATGACCAGTTCCTCAAGCTCGCTCCATTGGCTTGCTGTGAGCGGGGCTTCTGGATACAGCTTCGTTTTATCCATGTTTCCTCTCCTTTCTTATCCGTGTTTTAAGCTGCCGACTGTCAGTTGCCGTCTCGTTCCGATCGATGGGCGGACAGGTGCTGGGTCGGAAGGAGGGACAGCGTACTGAGCCAGTTTCAAATGGTCTTTTTGATGCTCTTTTTCGTCCGTCGGCACTGAAGCGTCGAAAGACAATGGCGCATCGAGCGCACGGTTGAGCGTTTCGAGAGCGGCTTTCATCTGTTGGTAGTCCGCCGCGGTCATGTCGCGCAGCGCCGCAATCGCCGGTTCATGTTCCGTCCCTTTATAATGAAACAACGACAAATCGAGATGCTCCAAAAAGTTGTGCAAGCCGAATTTTTCTAGGCTGATGTCTTGCAACAGGCGCAGAAAGTCGCCGTTTTCCCGCGATAAGAACGCTTCGTCCGCCAATGCCTCCTCCAACTTTGGAAGCAGGGCGGCCAAACGGTCAAATCGGTGCTCCTCTTCTTCGTAAATATGATGCCAATACAGCCGTTCATGATCATCAACCGCCTGTTCAATTGTCGGCTCTAAAATCGCTTGAAACTGGCCGAGCGCCTCTTTCGACCGGCCGAGAATGACGCTGACCTCTGCTAATGCGTCGTGTGCGTCGTGCAATGGACTCCCTCCCATGAAATGGTTGTTACCATTTTTTCCATATGTATATGATTGTAAAACTCTTTGCTCTCGTCCGCATTACAGATCAGCGAGCGAGAAAGCCCACTCCTTGAGGGGGGGATGAAAGCGAGCCGTTTTCTTCATAATTGAATGATGATGAAAAAAAACGATATCATGTAATCGTTGCAAGGAGAAAGAAATGGTACTTGGCTGTTGCGGTCACATTTGAAGTGGAACCGCGACACGAAACGCTTCCGATGCCAAAGGTGTGGATACACTCTCCACGCCGACTTGAATGGCGCCATCAACATCGCCAAAGCGATTTCGGGCTTTGCCGTCGAACCTAGCGCACTGGTCACAGGTGCGCCGCCCATTGGGGTACATCCTAACCCGATGGGACGGGGTGATGATACATCCCGAAGCTTTTGCGTTGTCCGAACCAGAAATGGATGAGGACGCAAACGACCCAAGAATCCCACGCCTTTAGGCGTGCGGAGTGTCAACGCTGTGCTTGGTACAATGTTTTCAGAAATTTTCCCATCTAACGTCCGATATACGGGTATTTCGCTTGGCTACCAAATCGGCGCCGCACTAGCGGGAGGAACGGCACCGCTCATCGCTACGGCATTGCTGGCGGCGTATGGGAACTCTTATGTGCCGGTGGCCTTATATATTGTATTAGTCTCGCT is a window from the Geobacillus stearothermophilus ATCC 12980 genome containing:
- a CDS encoding family 1 encapsulin nanocompartment shell protein, which produces MDKTKLYPEAPLTASQWSELEELVIETARRQLVGRRFIDLYGPLGEGVQSVANDIYMNPEQGDMSFHGKELSLSEPARRVHLTIPLLYKDFILYWRDIEQAKQLGSPIDFSAAANAAQQCALLEDDLIFNGSAEFDVPGIMNVEGKIAHIRSDWMKSGNAFADVVEARNKLLQLGHTGPYALVLSPELYALIHRIHEGTHVLEIEHIRELMTAGIYQTPVIKGKRGVVIDAGRQNIDLAVAVDVQTSFLDTENMNYLFRVYESVVPRIKRPSAICTLEDPAGAS
- a CDS encoding IMEF encapsulin system ferritin-like cargo protein, which translates into the protein MHDAHDALAEVSVILGRSKEALGQFQAILEPTIEQAVDDHERLYWHHIYEEEEHRFDRLAALLPKLEEALADEAFLSRENGDFLRLLQDISLEKFGLHNFLEHLDLSLFHYKGTEHEPAIAALRDMTAADYQQMKAALETLNRALDAPLSFDASVPTDEKEHQKDHLKLAQYAVPPSDPAPVRPSIGTRRQLTVGSLKHG